Within the Miscanthus floridulus cultivar M001 chromosome 17, ASM1932011v1, whole genome shotgun sequence genome, the region AACCAGCCTGAGAGAAATAGACAAGTGCATACACATCAACGAAAAGTGCAAGTGTCTCTATATGCTAGCACAGATTAGAAACAAAGACTGCAGAAGCAAATATTTAGTATGTTTCAGTGAAGAGATGACATAATACCATGCAGACCAAAGGGTAATGCATGCAACTGGAAATTACTGTTCATCTCTAGttatgcagcctgttcgctggttagtttctgggctgataagcccaacTGGTGCTAGtctgttgtgagaggaaaacactgtaccatggctgataaaccctggctgaaaccaacaggCGAACAGGACCATGAATTATGAATATCAAAATAAGACTGCCCGCATGCTAAATGGAAGCCAAGGTGATGGCTTTATTTGGTATACATTATGATAACTGAGGGAAAGGATAGAAATTGGCAAATCGCACTAGCACCGCTGCCAACACTGGACACATTACTCTTGTATTACTGTTGTATTTTTCAGGTACTCTGAATCTTTATGAGTCCTAGTGTTTGGGATGCCCTGCAAACTCTTTACTTTACTCTTTCACTATCATTCTTCGTGGAATTGCTCTCCAACAAGATACCACCAAACCAAAAAGGACTTTTAAGGCTTAAAATGCTATTTGCTTTGTCACTTCTCCTGTGTGCATAACACATCAGCCTCATTACCTTCTTTCTATAGTGGAAGGAAGACAAAAGGTAAACATTGTCCAAACTCCAAACATTTGATGAGTCATAAAagttgagcatgaaccaacagaACTTGGTGGCGAAAAAGGACAGATTGGCCACATGGGTCTTCATGGTGCAAAAAAGTTCAGCCTTCAGGTTTTTACTGCTAAAACAAATGCAATGAGTTGTACAAAAACGTCACTCTGGTTAACTGTTGTGCAAATTATCATATCAGGCATAAGCATATAGGTCAGGAATCATTCTAAACTCTATAAAGTTATATGGAGGGATCAGGGGACACAAAGGGGCTTAATCATTATCAACTATTAGTATAGAATATAACAATACGGTTCAGACCAGATTCCCAAATCTGAAAATGAAAACAATCAACGACAAGCTTAATCCCTTTGTCCTGTCTATGTGCAAATTATCATATCAGGCATAAGCATATAGGTAGCTAATAACACAATGTGACCCCCTAATAAAAAATACGACTATCAGTTCATTGTACTCCAAAAGGAAGCCAGCCAATCGGTCAAATGATATTTTGTCCAGCATAGTGTAATATGAGACTATGAGAGAACATTGACATCACAGATTCTTTCAAGGTAGATGTAGAACTTCCTAGTTCCTGATAATACAAAATCTAAATTCACACAAAAAATTCGCAAATTAGTTATGAACTTAATAATATGAGCAAATTGGTCATGAGCTCTTCAATTAGGCACATAATTTGAGTAAACATATGTTTTTGGCTGTCACCTGTGCGATGCATCCGCCGAGACCCATCCCCTCGAACACCTGATGGAAGGAGAGCGCAACCACAAGTGGCCTGATTGCACAGACATCCTGGGACATCCCCATTGTAACCCCGATGATGACGGAGTGGAAGACTATCCCAATCTCCAGCACTTTGGACACCATCTTCTGCTTCCTcctggcctcctcctcgtcctccccgGGCCCCTCCCCTACCTCCACCACTTCATGGGCGACGCCATGGCAGCCGGCAGCGACGACGGGGACCTCGTCGCTGCGCGCGCCCTTCTTGGGCCCGAAGAGCGCCACGTCGTCGCGGTCCGGGTCGGCGCCGTTGGTGGCGGCGTGCGGCGCGGGGTCCTCCTCTCGGTCGTCATCCAAGAAAGCGCGCTTCTTGGGGCTCATCTCACCGGCGAGCTCGAACACAGGAACCTTCTTGGGGATTGGGGCGTAGGGCGTTTcctggtgaccgtggccatgggcgtcggagtcgccgccgacGTGGGCGTGGGCCTCAAGGTGGGAGGAGGCGGAGAGGTCGACGAGGAGCGCGAGCAGCGCGCCGACGAGGGTGAAGAGGCCCGCGAAGGGGAAGTCCCTCCACGGCCTGCGCGAGGCGACGGCGCAGTCGGCGAGCGCGGCGTGCGCGTCGGGGAGCACGTGGACGAGCGAGGTGGAGAGGATGACCCCCGCCGCGTAGCACTTGACGAGGAGCAGGCCCCGCGCGTAGTTGGGGCTGCCGCGGAAGGCGCGCGTGAGCGCGACGGGGAGGCAGATGCCGACGGCGCTGGCGACGAGGATGGCCAGCAGGGACCCCGTCTTGAGCCGCGCGGCCGCCGCGCCGTCGCGGCAGACCCTGGATAGGGCCGCCGCGCCGTCGGCGGGGAGGCACCCGGTGCCGGACATGGCGCTGCGGCGGCGCGGGGTAGGCGTTCGACGGAATTACACCCCGCGCTGCGCGCGCGCGACGGCGACAGGGGACGAGACCTGGCGGTCGTAGCTGGAGTGTTTGGACTGGGAGGAGGAAACAAGGGTGTGACCGTGCgagatggttgatttcaatgcgGTGTGGGCCCCGGCCAGGCCCGTACAGCGTTGAAGTCTGTCTGGACTCTGGCGTGGTACAGAGGTTTTTGcggaattttgtggaggtggggTAGAGCTGAGAATTTTGCGGGCCAGATCAGGTTCGGGCTGGGTGTAAAAAGAAGAGAAAATCCACTGTATGCCATCAAAATTTATAAGCATCTCTTCCTTATCATCAAATATTATGCAATCCCTTGAGAGCCATCAATATATATTTATGATCCCTTATTTACCACTAAATTGACTATTGACTAAGATTAAGAAACCAACTGTTATAACGCCtttattattttcttttctaCCCCTCCTCAGTCCTATTAATTCTAGTCTCATCCCTTACATGCCTTGCACTGATAATAATTGAACACAACACAACAGCAACATTTGATTTGCATTCAAGCATCATTTTTAAGCAGCCATTGCTGTCCATACAAGCATATTTCCATACAGCCATTGTTGTCCATACAAGTAAGCATTGATGTCCAATTGTCTTACAGCATCATTTTCAAGCATCCAAACAGCCATATAAGCAGCCACAAAAACATACTGATAGCAGATAGTAGCCCACATAGGCCAAGCAAAATAACAGGAGACTTGGTTTCACAAAGACGAAGCAAAATAAGAAGTACCCCCGTAGAAAATGAACTGCATCAGCTACAAATTGAGGTCAGCAAGCTTTCTCTTGCTCCTAGTATGTGCGGCAGGGCTACTCCTTTGGGGGGTTTTGCTTCTAGTACACATAGAAGGACTTTCAGGTGGGACTGaaacttctttcttcttttttcttcccTGCTGCCTTGACCTTCCCTttagcctttttcttttctgtagcCATGGAGGTGGTAGGAGGTGGTGTATAGTTTCCCTGCGCTTTCTAGGATTGCCAATGAGTCTAATTTTCATTAGGTAACTTGACTTAGGGTCCATCCTGTGAATGAACGGACCATCGAAACTATGTATTCTATAACAATTTTAATTATTTTCCCCAATTGTAATCAGACAAATGTAGAAAGAAAAGTGTACGAACAGTTCTTACCCTTCAGGAAGCCAAGAAGTGTCACGGCCTTGCCGAGGCATCTCCATGCCTCTGCGCTACTCAATCTTCAGATCATCAGCTGCCCTGCTTGGTGTCTCTCCTTCTGCCAGGAGGACGAAAGCCGTTGAAGAACAGGAGCCACGCGGCGCGGTCACAGCAGTGGGGGCGACGCGGTCACGGCCGGGGACGCGCGCAGTCAGTGGGGGCGGCGCGGTCACGGCGTTGGGGGAGTAGCCTGGCCACGAGGGCAGGGGCGCACGCACTCAGGCCGTGGGGGCCGCGCGCGGCCAGCTGATGAGGGCAGCGCAGTCAGGCCATGGGGGCGGGCCGCCAGTCGATTGGGGGTGGCGCGACCAGGCTGTTGGGGGCGGCGCGGCCAGGAGGTTGGGGTCCTCGCCAAGCGGAGCCGAGCCGGCGGCGCGGGACGTGTGGCGCTCGCCCGGGAGATCGGCGCCCGCCGCGAGGAAATCTCCTCGTCGATCTAGGGTTTCTCTGTTTGGACGAGGCCGTGTTGTGGCAACTGATGAGGCCGGCCTGGAGGTGTCCGTGATGACTTGGGAGGGGTAGAAAAGGAAATAATAACGGCGTTATAACAGCTGGTTCCTTAATCTCAGTCAATAGTCAATTTAGTGGCAAATAAGGGATCACAAATCTGTATTGATGGCTCTCAAGGGATTGTACAATTTTTTATGGCAAGTAAGGGATGCTTATAAGTTTTGATGGCATATAGGGGATTTTCTCTAAAAAGAACTCAGTTATAGGATCGGAAAAAGCCCCGTCTACGACCGTTTGGCTGGACAGCTCGGGTCTAATTTTCTAGGCTAGGCTCGAGCCGAGCTTGAGTATGGGCAGGTCGTCCGCGCATTTTATAGTACAAAATAGCTGTTAATAGTATTTCAGGTTAAAGCTtggaccaacaaaaaaaaatTTTGGACAACAAAATATGTGCGCACCGTGTCCACTAGGGCTCATGAGTGGACCAAAACCCATTCGGCTCGGGCCGGACTAGGCTCAATTTACTCAGGGTCGAGGTGGGAAGAAGAGGGAAGTGTTTTTTTAACTAGTAGAGGGAAGTGTTGTATGTGTGTGTCACATGCTCAGTGTATGCTAAAAAAAAGTCATATGTTGCATTTAGCGGAGGAGGCCACGACCGACATGTGGGGCCAAGTCAATCGGTCCGCTGGCCTTAACCATGGCAATAGCGATGCCTCGACCCTCAGCAATAGCATGCTGCCTTCGTGCGTTGTTTGAATGCTAATTTTTCTAGCCTCCATCCACAGTTTCCTTTTGACCAGTGGCGTAGCCACAGGGTATGCCGGGTATGCACCGGCATACCCTGCAAACCAGGCCAACAgtagtatatatattattatattgTATATATGCTGTATttgttaaaagaaaaaaaaagaaaaaaatatatgtgGACACCATCGCGTGATGACGGGACACCATGTGGCAAGGGACCTCCAATTCTCTAAAGTCCAAACGTCTGGTATGTGCGCTCCGTATACGTTCGAATTTCCTAATTTAATCTCGATCAGACGGGGAGCCACGGAGGAACACGTGCGTCGCCGCCTGACATGTGAGTCTGTGACGCCCCGGCCGGCCATGACCCCCTGGTGCCCTGCTGCCCTCCGCCATGCTCTAAATGCTGGATCGGAGGATCGCCATCTAATTCCCACGTCCTATCTGTAGAATATACGGTTGCGCCAGCCAGGACTTATCGTCTTGATCCACTATTTTGGTTAGGTAAATTTTAATCTTTGCTCTTCGTGTTTTTTAGAAAATTATTTTCTACATTCAAAGCTATTTGGTAACATTCATAGCCAGTTGAACCTTCTAATCCTCCACCTGATCACGTTGAACTAGTGGTGGAAGATCGGCGGTTGATCTGATTGATGAAGAAGATATAGTAAGACATTCATATTTCTTGGAAAGCGTCGAATAAAACAGTCTGAAAAATAGCATTGTAAGCCTCTTGTACTCTTTATGCCTATATTTAAACTATCGGTATGatttttgaactatttatattgtatcTAGTAGATAGTTTCAACTTAATCTTTGAATTTAAGTCTTATCATGTTACTTAGTATATGTATACCAAATCACGTTGTAAAATTTATAATTGTTACCGAATTGCTAAAATAGATTTACCAAATTATATATAAAACATTGTTTTAGCGGCATACCTAAAGttaaaatcctagattcgccactgctTTTGACCCTTGATTCACCGGAGATGCACATCAACTGCAGCCCTAAAACCCTTCTTCAACATTTGCTTGGCGATGTCCCTGCACCCTAGTGTCATGCGCCTCTGAATCTGATGCACAATGACGCAGCTTTCTGCGACTTGCGGAGGTCCTAATAAAGGACGAAGTTAATGCGTGACGGGTCCTGCGTTTGAGGAGCATGTGACCTTGTTGACATCATCCTCGGTGCCCTGCCCCAGCCCTCGGCTTCCACCATCCGCGACTGGTGGCTCC harbors:
- the LOC136516524 gene encoding zinc transporter 6 isoform X2; its protein translation is MSGTGCLPADGAAALSRVCRDGAAAARLKTGSLLAILVASAVGICLPVALTRAFRGSPNYARGLLLVKCYAAGVILSTSLVHVLPDAHAALADCAVASRRPWRDFPFAGLFTLVGALLALLVDLSASSHLEAHAHVGGDSDAHGHGHQETPYAPIPKKVPVFELAGEMSPKKRAFLDDDREEDPAPHAATNGADPDRDDVALFGPKKGARSDEVPVVAAGCHGVAHEVVEVGEGPGEDEEEARRKQKMVSKVLEIGIVFHSVIIGVTMGMSQDVCAIRPLVVALSFHQVFEGMGLGGCIAQILYYQELGSSTSTLKESVMSMFSHSLILHYAGQNII
- the LOC136516524 gene encoding zinc transporter 6 isoform X1; the encoded protein is MSGTGCLPADGAAALSRVCRDGAAAARLKTGSLLAILVASAVGICLPVALTRAFRGSPNYARGLLLVKCYAAGVILSTSLVHVLPDAHAALADCAVASRRPWRDFPFAGLFTLVGALLALLVDLSASSHLEAHAHVGGDSDAHGHGHQETPYAPIPKKVPVFELAGEMSPKKRAFLDDDREEDPAPHAATNGADPDRDDVALFGPKKGARSDEVPVVAAGCHGVAHEVVEVGEGPGEDEEEARRKQKMVSKVLEIGIVFHSVIIGVTMGMSQDVCAIRPLVVALSFHQVFEGMGLGGCIAQAGFGMVTVGYMCIMFSVTTPLGILLGMLMFHMTGYDDSNPNALIMEGILGSLSAGILIYMALVDLISLDFFHNKMMSASLKLKKACYIALVLGSASMSVLALWA